A single region of the Ictalurus punctatus breed USDA103 chromosome 26, Coco_2.0, whole genome shotgun sequence genome encodes:
- the ndfip2 gene encoding NEDD4 family-interacting protein 2, giving the protein MESAVSRYQVLHNEDDPSETSLAEEPSTSSQAAATRNSITMASDSEFPPPSYASLALGAAASPERVFQGDFPVPPPYSVATSLPTYDEVEKAKAAELAASTRDSIPRDEDFPPRDDFSDVDQLRVGNDGIFMLAFFMAFLFNWIGFCLSFCLTNTIAGRYGAICGFGLSLIKWILIVRFSDYFTGYFNGQYWLWWIFLVLGLLLFFKGFVNYLKVRNMSEAIASTQRARFFFLY; this is encoded by the exons atggagtCAGCGGTTAGCCGCTATCAAGTG TTACACAATGAGGATGACCCCTCTGAAACAAGCCTTGCCGAAGAGCCTTCCACTTCTTCCCAGGCTGCCGCAACTAGGAACTCCATCACCATGGCATCTGACAGCGAGTTTCCACCCCCCTCTTATGCCAGCTTGGCATTAGGAGCTGCAGCCTCTCCGG AGCGTGTGTTTCAAGGGGATTTTCCTGTTCCACCCCCCTACAGCGTGGCCACATCACTCCCCACCTACGATGAAGTTGAGAAAGCCAAAGCAGCTGAACTTGCAGCCTCGACCAGAGACAGCATACCACGA GATGAGGATTTTCCTCCACGAGATGATTTCAGTGATGTTGATCAGCTGCGTGTCGGAAACGATGGCATCTTTATGCTGGCCTTCTTCA tgGCCTTCCTGTTTAACTGGATTGGTTTCTGCTTGTCATTCTGTCTCACTAACACCATTGCTGGCCGTTATGGAGCAATTTGTGGATTCGGCCTGTCCCTCATCAAGTGGATCCTCATTGTcagg ttttCTGATTATTTCACCGGGTACTTTAATGGACAGTACTGGCTCTGGTGGATATTTCTGGTTCTGG GTCTCCTGTTGTTCTTTAAAGGTTTTGTGAACTACCTGAAGGTGAGGAACATGTCTGAGGCCATCGCCAGCACACAGAGAGCTCGCTTCTTCTTCCTCTATTGA